One Campylobacterota bacterium DNA window includes the following coding sequences:
- a CDS encoding peptidoglycan DD-metalloendopeptidase family protein yields the protein MKFFASLLASSLLYASLDAAAIDDKIHNTSKKLSQTKQTYSTLNAKLNETAQKIIKQKQVVTVQQQHLNTLVEELKSKETIYNTNKMTLRQLEAQQNMLIKTQNEIEQRLVFALARNTSISLLINDDRAKEADAIITEEALKLHLKQINAEIKELNTLFAMNAERIAGLSSQTTVLKQSIAVIDRQKNTVLETKKETEKAIALLEKEKQDYVKSLNRILKQQRSLQNTLASLNIIKRESLRPKKVAAKQPLQKPGSKPVPADVKQAVAEYRPSNVSSYSGERTIAPLDGYVVTKRFGPYTDPIYGIKIFNESVSLRPTESDAKVKAVFNGKVILAKPTAMLDNVVIIEHDNGLHTIYAHLDKIAPTVEVGKRLRQGAVIGRVARELMFQVTQRNAHINPLEVIR from the coding sequence ATGAAGTTCTTCGCCTCTCTCCTCGCTTCGTCACTGTTGTACGCTTCGCTCGATGCCGCCGCAATCGACGACAAGATCCACAATACCTCCAAAAAACTGAGCCAGACGAAACAGACCTATTCGACGCTCAACGCCAAGCTCAACGAAACGGCGCAGAAGATCATCAAGCAAAAGCAGGTCGTCACCGTCCAGCAGCAGCATCTCAATACCCTCGTCGAAGAGCTCAAGTCCAAAGAGACGATCTACAACACCAACAAAATGACCCTGCGTCAGCTCGAAGCCCAGCAGAACATGCTGATCAAAACCCAAAACGAGATCGAACAGCGGCTCGTGTTCGCCCTGGCGCGCAACACCTCGATCTCGCTGCTCATCAACGACGACCGGGCCAAAGAAGCCGATGCGATCATCACCGAAGAGGCGCTCAAACTCCACCTCAAACAGATCAATGCCGAAATCAAGGAGCTCAACACCCTCTTTGCGATGAACGCCGAGCGGATCGCGGGGCTCTCGTCGCAGACGACCGTACTCAAACAGTCCATCGCGGTGATCGACCGCCAGAAAAACACCGTTCTGGAGACGAAAAAAGAGACCGAAAAAGCGATCGCCCTCCTCGAAAAAGAGAAACAAGACTACGTCAAATCGCTCAACCGGATCCTCAAACAGCAGCGCTCGCTCCAAAATACCCTCGCGAGCCTCAACATCATCAAGCGCGAATCGCTACGGCCCAAAAAAGTCGCCGCCAAGCAGCCTCTCCAAAAACCGGGTTCCAAGCCGGTCCCGGCCGACGTCAAACAGGCGGTCGCCGAATATCGCCCCTCGAACGTCTCTTCCTATTCGGGGGAACGGACGATCGCTCCGCTCGATGGCTACGTGGTCACGAAACGCTTCGGCCCCTACACCGATCCGATCTACGGGATCAAAATCTTTAACGAATCGGTCTCGCTGCGCCCGACCGAGAGCGACGCAAAAGTCAAAGCGGTTTTCAACGGCAAGGTGATCCTCGCCAAACCCACCGCGATGCTCGACAACGTCGTCATTATCGAACACGACAACGGCTTACATACGATCTATGCGCACCTGGACAAAATCGCCCCCACCGTCGAAGTAGGTAAACGCCTCCGGCAGGGAGCGGTCATCGGCCGAGTCGCCCGCGAGCTGATGTTTCAGGTAACCCAGCGTAACGCCCACATCAACCCGCTCGAAGTGATACGATAA
- a CDS encoding NUDIX hydrolase has protein sequence MTIQRVPFGQTDPSKKNAVFLAIYVDEISPWKYFNDDIRHLKCPAFIMIDRWDGRMGFPGGTVNEGESLIDALVREIKEEIGITVKPDQVHPIVSHETRLVTHLYGLRVLEAEFLHIYYHILNNFSRSILLHAYEEGDESHFMSEITGIKIVPVVSHDGKGINKFVENAFAGATREDLDVLLREVLGIDI, from the coding sequence ATGACCATCCAGAGAGTCCCTTTCGGCCAGACCGACCCGTCGAAAAAAAACGCCGTCTTCCTCGCCATCTACGTCGACGAAATCTCCCCGTGGAAATACTTTAACGACGACATCCGGCATCTCAAATGCCCCGCGTTCATCATGATCGACCGCTGGGACGGACGGATGGGGTTCCCCGGCGGAACGGTCAACGAAGGGGAAAGCCTCATCGACGCGCTCGTGCGCGAGATCAAAGAAGAGATCGGCATCACGGTCAAACCCGATCAGGTCCACCCGATCGTCAGCCACGAAACCCGCCTCGTCACCCACCTCTACGGCCTGCGGGTGCTCGAAGCCGAATTTCTCCACATCTACTACCACATCCTCAACAACTTTTCGCGCTCGATCCTCCTGCACGCCTACGAAGAGGGGGACGAATCGCACTTCATGTCCGAGATTACGGGGATCAAAATCGTCCCCGTCGTCTCGCACGATGGGAAAGGGATCAATAAATTCGTCGAAAACGCGTTCGCCGGAGCGACGCGCGAAGACCTCGACGTGCTGCTGCGCGAAGTGCTCGGAATCGATATCTGA
- a CDS encoding ABC transporter ATP-binding protein produces MDKVIIAENLSLSYKDFETIISKATFSIDAGSFVFITGASGSGKSTLLKSLYGAIEPRAGQLVVGGVKMNRISTSKLNFLRRHIGIVFQDYKLIKEWTIEKNVMLPLIISGYTKDVSGAQVQKLLGHVKLIHQAGKYPPELSGGEQQRVAMARALAHNPILILADEPTGNLDEYSSQVIWNLLEGANTQLKTTIVVVTHNIPSSITVPYKHFHIDMGTIHEIA; encoded by the coding sequence ATGGATAAAGTGATCATCGCCGAAAACCTTTCCCTCTCCTACAAAGACTTCGAAACCATCATCTCCAAAGCAACTTTCAGCATCGATGCGGGAAGTTTCGTCTTCATCACCGGGGCGAGCGGAAGCGGAAAATCGACACTACTCAAATCGCTCTACGGCGCCATCGAACCCCGTGCCGGGCAACTCGTCGTCGGCGGGGTGAAAATGAACCGCATCAGTACCTCGAAGCTCAACTTTCTGCGCCGCCACATCGGGATTGTTTTTCAGGATTACAAACTGATCAAAGAGTGGACGATCGAAAAGAACGTCATGCTCCCGCTCATCATCTCGGGCTACACCAAAGACGTCAGCGGCGCGCAGGTCCAAAAGCTGCTGGGGCACGTCAAACTGATCCATCAGGCGGGCAAATACCCCCCCGAACTCTCCGGGGGAGAGCAGCAGCGCGTCGCGATGGCGCGTGCGCTGGCCCACAACCCGATCCTCATCCTCGCCGACGAACCGACGGGGAATCTGGACGAATACTCCTCGCAGGTGATCTGGAATCTGCTGGAGGGGGCGAACACTCAGCTCAAAACCACGATCGTCGTCGTCACCCACAACATCCCTTCGTCCATAACGGTGCCGTACAAACATTTCCATATCGATATGGGGACTATCCATGAAATCGCTTAA
- a CDS encoding GatB/YqeY domain-containing protein — MSLKEQINNDIKTAMKEKDNARRDALRLLSSALKQIEVDERKELSDDDVIKIIQKQVKQRNEAMSQYREAGREDLYEKEAAEAAIFETYLPKQLSDEELETALRSIIAEVGAASMKEIGKVMGAASKTLGAQADGKRINECAKKILT; from the coding sequence ATGAGCCTCAAAGAGCAGATTAACAACGATATCAAAACCGCCATGAAAGAAAAAGACAACGCGCGCCGCGACGCGCTGCGTCTCCTGTCCAGCGCGCTCAAGCAGATCGAAGTCGACGAACGCAAAGAACTCAGCGACGACGACGTCATCAAAATCATCCAAAAACAGGTCAAACAGCGCAACGAAGCGATGAGCCAGTACCGCGAAGCGGGGCGCGAGGACCTTTACGAAAAAGAGGCTGCCGAAGCGGCAATTTTCGAAACCTATCTCCCCAAACAGCTCTCCGACGAGGAGCTGGAAACCGCACTGCGTTCCATCATCGCCGAAGTGGGGGCCGCTTCGATGAAAGAGATCGGCAAGGTGATGGGAGCCGCTTCCAAAACCCTGGGCGCCCAGGCCGACGGCAAACGCATCAACGAGTGTGCCAAAAAAATCCTCACATAA
- a CDS encoding fibronectin type III domain-containing protein, with amino-acid sequence MHSSIRIPLSVALALSLFSGCAPQPAPQKTVTIDSTLPVPSMNGYIADITSAAFEWKPIEDMRVVGYYVYRDTPGGEDPNLHRIATVDSRYATHFVDSDLKPSSHYQYRFATFTSAGSESVGSETMVIETLPMIAPVSFFQSVGNMPRSAKLLWRPHPNGKINGYEIERQEANDQKWNKIATISGRLNAEYIDRDLKDGQVYHYRIKAVTYDKLVTEPSETTKVITKPLPPEIKNVTATNNLPRAITLAWEKSPITDLAHYNIYRATSPSGSFAYHVKLESTNFTDTINEDGKFYFYKITAVDKDGLESPLTSVAVQGSTLSKPQTPIAYEGKVVGGAVELQWKSGDPRTVNYTIVKTTKTSWISRESVDINNITATSFRDADIKPNTHYLYEIIGVDSNGIRSVPTEAIELVHEVK; translated from the coding sequence ATGCACTCATCGATCCGAATACCATTGAGCGTTGCTTTAGCACTGAGTCTCTTTAGCGGCTGCGCACCCCAGCCCGCCCCCCAGAAAACGGTCACCATCGACTCGACCCTGCCGGTTCCGTCGATGAACGGCTACATCGCCGACATCACCTCCGCCGCTTTCGAATGGAAACCGATCGAAGACATGCGGGTCGTAGGCTACTACGTCTACCGTGACACCCCCGGCGGGGAAGATCCCAACCTGCACCGCATCGCGACGGTGGACAGCCGCTACGCGACCCATTTCGTCGACAGCGACCTCAAACCCAGCAGCCACTACCAGTACCGTTTCGCCACTTTTACTTCGGCGGGCAGCGAGTCGGTCGGCAGCGAAACGATGGTAATCGAAACCCTCCCGATGATCGCGCCGGTGAGTTTTTTCCAGTCGGTCGGCAACATGCCCCGCAGCGCCAAACTGCTGTGGCGTCCGCACCCCAACGGAAAAATCAACGGCTACGAGATCGAGCGTCAGGAAGCCAACGACCAGAAATGGAACAAGATCGCCACGATCAGCGGGCGTCTCAACGCCGAGTACATCGACCGCGATCTCAAAGACGGCCAGGTCTACCACTACCGCATCAAGGCGGTCACCTACGACAAACTCGTCACCGAACCCAGCGAAACGACCAAAGTGATCACCAAACCCCTCCCTCCGGAGATCAAAAACGTCACCGCGACCAACAACCTGCCGCGTGCGATCACCCTCGCATGGGAAAAAAGTCCGATCACCGACCTGGCCCACTACAACATCTACCGTGCGACGTCGCCGAGCGGATCGTTTGCATACCACGTCAAACTCGAATCGACCAATTTTACCGACACGATCAACGAAGACGGGAAATTCTATTTTTACAAAATCACGGCGGTGGACAAAGACGGGCTGGAAAGCCCTCTGACCTCGGTCGCCGTGCAGGGATCGACCCTTTCCAAACCCCAGACTCCGATCGCCTACGAGGGCAAAGTGGTCGGCGGAGCGGTCGAACTGCAATGGAAAAGCGGCGATCCGCGCACCGTCAACTACACGATCGTAAAAACGACGAAAACAAGCTGGATCAGCCGCGAGAGCGTCGACATCAACAACATCACGGCGACGTCGTTCCGCGACGCGGACATCAAACCCAACACCCATTATCTCTACGAGATCATCGGGGTCGATTCGAACGGTATCCGCTCGGTTCCGACCGAAGCGATCGAACTCGTCCACGAGGTTAAATAA
- a CDS encoding aldo/keto reductase — protein sequence MTPYVMTSENVRMPALIYGTAWKEQRTADLTEMALRAGFRGIDTACQPKHYNEAGVGEAIGRMRAQGVDRSELFVQTKFTPLAGHDPARVPYDPAAPIEEQVAQSFAVSQANLGTPYVDSLVLHSPLHPYPMLLRAWRAMEKLYRAGVARQLGISNCYDPQLLIRLYADADVKPAVVQNRFYAQNGYDRELRSWCRQRGIVYQSFWSLTANPHLLESREFFALTQKYDKTEAQILYRFLNHCGIVPLIGSTSPEHLREDLEIFDFELSVGEVAVLERLLESESA from the coding sequence ATGACCCCTTATGTAATGACCAGCGAAAACGTCCGTATGCCCGCACTGATTTACGGGACGGCGTGGAAAGAACAGCGTACCGCCGACCTGACCGAAATGGCCCTGAGGGCGGGATTTCGGGGGATCGACACGGCTTGTCAGCCCAAACACTATAACGAAGCGGGGGTCGGCGAGGCGATCGGTCGGATGCGAGCGCAGGGGGTCGATCGCTCCGAACTGTTCGTGCAGACCAAATTCACCCCTCTCGCAGGCCACGATCCCGCCCGGGTCCCCTACGATCCGGCCGCGCCGATTGAAGAGCAGGTGGCGCAGTCGTTTGCCGTCTCACAGGCCAATCTGGGGACCCCTTACGTCGATTCGCTGGTGCTCCATTCGCCGCTGCACCCCTATCCGATGCTGCTGCGCGCGTGGCGGGCGATGGAAAAGCTCTACCGCGCCGGCGTCGCCCGTCAGCTGGGGATCAGCAACTGTTACGATCCGCAGCTGCTGATCCGGCTTTATGCGGATGCCGATGTCAAACCCGCGGTGGTGCAGAACCGTTTTTACGCCCAGAACGGCTACGACCGTGAACTGCGCTCATGGTGCCGCCAGCGGGGGATCGTCTACCAGAGTTTCTGGAGTCTCACCGCCAACCCCCACCTGCTGGAGAGCCGCGAGTTTTTTGCCCTGACGCAGAAATACGACAAAACCGAGGCGCAGATCCTGTACCGGTTTCTCAACCACTGCGGCATCGTTCCGCTGATCGGCTCGACCTCTCCCGAGCACCTGCGCGAGGATCTGGAGATTTTCGATTTCGAGCTCTCTGTGGGAGAGGTCGCGGTGCTGGAGCGGCTGCTTGAGAGCGAGAGCGCTTGA
- a CDS encoding DUF3108 domain-containing protein, which yields MKLPILVLLLCAQLACAKVLSATYEVSYGVFDTLGVADARFETREDGTYTIRIEARTSGIAKVLSNNRVEIYESHGILKDGRLIPHKYAKTRRTDSKKSIKIYTFDHEAKTVWRETIERDEWDRVKNDYYASEDILSLFFNFKHYLQSRQNRSLQAVGGNKKDGRIDVVFPEKEELSRMRGKLETSGGEFLKVVLNDRIFASEKGELLINLGSDGLCEKAVLEDVLFFGDIVGRRVR from the coding sequence GTGAAACTACCGATCCTCGTTTTGCTGTTGTGCGCGCAGCTGGCCTGTGCCAAAGTGCTCAGCGCCACGTACGAGGTCTCTTATGGGGTGTTCGACACGCTGGGGGTGGCGGATGCCCGTTTCGAGACGCGCGAGGACGGAACCTACACGATCCGCATCGAAGCGCGCACGAGCGGGATTGCCAAAGTCCTCTCCAACAACCGCGTCGAAATCTACGAAAGCCACGGGATACTCAAAGACGGCAGGCTCATCCCCCACAAATACGCCAAGACGCGGCGCACCGATTCGAAAAAATCGATCAAAATCTACACCTTCGACCACGAGGCCAAAACGGTCTGGCGCGAGACGATCGAGCGGGACGAATGGGATCGGGTCAAAAACGACTATTACGCCTCCGAAGACATCCTGAGCCTCTTTTTCAACTTCAAACATTACCTGCAGTCCAGGCAAAACCGTTCTTTGCAGGCGGTGGGGGGAAACAAAAAAGACGGTCGGATCGACGTCGTGTTCCCCGAAAAAGAGGAGCTCTCACGGATGCGGGGGAAGCTCGAAACTTCGGGCGGGGAGTTTTTGAAAGTGGTGCTTAACGACCGCATCTTCGCCAGTGAAAAAGGGGAGCTGCTGATCAACCTGGGCAGCGACGGGCTGTGCGAAAAAGCGGTCCTCGAAGACGTCCTCTTTTTCGGGGACATCGTCGGCAGACGGGTGCGGTAG
- the flgH gene encoding flagellar basal body L-ring protein FlgH, whose amino-acid sequence MRAPLYLSILSAAVLLGGCTARLTDPEMDFQPPKYVEEMPSREEESAFASRGSLFGQGDSPLFSDHKAMHVNDIVTVVISETVKSSNTASKALTEADTLGLNGGLFTSTGQNSAVNSAVNKLNGLANIGFSAGSNSDYAGSGTATKDASFTTTVSARIVKVMANGNYFITGRREIMVDSEKQIMQLSGVIRPYDIDQNNQINSAKISDAKIMYVNQGDIDRSVNQGWGSKLVHAVWPF is encoded by the coding sequence ATGCGCGCACCACTTTACCTCTCCATCCTCTCTGCCGCAGTGCTGCTCGGCGGCTGTACCGCACGCCTTACCGATCCGGAGATGGACTTTCAGCCTCCCAAATACGTCGAAGAGATGCCCTCGCGCGAAGAAGAGAGTGCGTTCGCCTCGCGCGGAAGCCTGTTCGGGCAGGGGGACAGTCCGCTCTTTTCGGACCACAAGGCGATGCACGTCAACGACATCGTGACCGTGGTCATCTCCGAAACGGTCAAAAGCTCCAACACCGCCAGCAAGGCGCTCACCGAAGCCGATACGCTCGGTCTCAACGGCGGCCTATTCACCTCTACGGGGCAGAATTCGGCGGTCAATTCGGCGGTCAACAAGCTCAACGGGCTCGCCAACATCGGTTTCAGCGCGGGATCGAATTCCGATTACGCCGGTTCGGGAACGGCGACGAAAGACGCGTCGTTTACGACCACCGTGTCAGCGCGGATCGTGAAAGTGATGGCCAACGGCAACTATTTCATCACCGGCCGCCGCGAAATCATGGTGGACAGCGAAAAACAGATCATGCAACTCAGCGGCGTGATCCGTCCCTACGACATCGACCAGAACAACCAGATCAATTCGGCGAAAATCTCGGATGCGAAAATCATGTACGTCAACCAGGGCGATATCGACCGTTCGGTCAATCAGGGATGGGGGAGCAAGCTCGTCCACGCCGTCTGGCCGTTTTAA
- a CDS encoding cell division protein FtsX, whose amino-acid sequence MKSLKNHISLIVALFTVLFSVQIYVAVDRTIAAYEDRLKQDYSIIVVANKSLSEAEFKALDKLVERSEPIATDQVLERLKGEMSKKNLELLKVTLPKFYRIYLGRFPTPYEIETLQKRFQKHSAIERVEGYAQTHDTVYKLMLLFKDVVQIFSIAIAAVTSLLILKEMRLWQFQHAERMSIMALFGAPVWLRSAVLFRLAIVDAIIATIIMCLAFFVIDQYGWMDQLLRTVGISIQLFDFVNDAVRSLAIALGVSIVLTLTIVIGHDEEE is encoded by the coding sequence ATGAAATCGCTTAAAAACCATATTTCCCTCATCGTCGCCCTCTTTACCGTTTTGTTCTCGGTCCAGATATACGTTGCCGTCGACCGCACCATCGCCGCGTACGAAGACCGCCTGAAACAGGACTATTCGATCATTGTCGTCGCGAACAAAAGCCTCAGCGAAGCGGAATTCAAAGCTCTCGATAAACTCGTCGAGCGGAGCGAGCCGATCGCGACCGACCAGGTGCTCGAGCGTCTCAAAGGGGAGATGAGCAAGAAAAACCTCGAACTGCTCAAGGTGACCCTGCCGAAGTTCTACCGCATCTACCTGGGACGCTTTCCGACCCCCTACGAGATCGAAACGCTCCAGAAACGGTTCCAGAAGCATTCGGCGATCGAGCGGGTCGAGGGGTACGCACAGACCCACGATACGGTCTACAAACTGATGCTCCTCTTTAAAGACGTCGTGCAGATCTTCTCGATCGCAATCGCCGCCGTCACGTCGCTGCTGATCCTCAAAGAGATGCGCCTGTGGCAGTTCCAGCACGCGGAGCGGATGAGCATCATGGCCCTCTTCGGCGCCCCGGTGTGGCTCCGTTCGGCGGTGTTGTTCCGCCTGGCCATCGTCGATGCGATTATCGCGACGATCATCATGTGTCTGGCGTTTTTCGTCATCGACCAGTACGGCTGGATGGACCAGCTGCTGCGCACCGTCGGCATCAGCATCCAGCTGTTCGATTTCGTCAACGACGCCGTCCGCTCGCTCGCCATCGCGCTGGGCGTCTCGATCGTACTGACCCTGACGATCGTCATCGGGCACGACGAAGAGGAATAG
- the trmB gene encoding tRNA (guanosine(46)-N7)-methyltransferase TrmB, which produces MPHLHLESFTTPPFPARCGDVEFDFIARNAGRGDESLIATRYKGREFFLVHKKTEAKELLKCDKITRPSPNFIVKHALLAYAECAGLNILDSNVDNAPENTHLKTHDALKTITFFADNFPTEREVRIEVGFGSARHLLHQAQTHPDVLFIGLEIHKPSIEQALKQVSIRNLSNVMVLDYDARLFLEFVPSNVVGRIYVHFPVPWDKKPHRRVISEAFLNESIRALKIGGTLELRTDSEEYYRYALETFSSPGQSRFEVYKNRDIAISSKYEDRWKRLEKNIYDVIFTCETESPEAEAIGDFSFGSTQNPKEVPGRIGSETFKRDWGFLHVERTFSIEPDAVMLRLAMGSFDRPESCYVIVEPGRTRYYPSLPVRSRANLAAHTLLNELLHG; this is translated from the coding sequence ATGCCGCATCTGCATCTCGAATCGTTTACGACACCCCCCTTCCCCGCCCGCTGCGGCGACGTGGAATTCGACTTTATCGCCCGCAACGCCGGACGGGGGGACGAATCGCTCATCGCGACCCGCTACAAAGGGAGGGAGTTTTTCCTCGTCCACAAAAAAACCGAGGCCAAAGAGCTTCTCAAGTGCGACAAGATCACCCGTCCTTCCCCGAATTTCATCGTCAAACACGCGCTGCTGGCCTATGCCGAGTGCGCGGGGCTCAACATCCTCGATTCGAATGTCGACAACGCACCCGAAAACACCCATCTCAAAACCCACGACGCCCTCAAGACGATCACGTTTTTCGCCGACAATTTCCCGACGGAGCGCGAAGTACGGATCGAAGTGGGCTTCGGGTCGGCACGCCACCTTCTCCATCAGGCCCAAACGCATCCCGACGTCCTCTTCATCGGGCTGGAGATCCACAAACCCTCGATCGAGCAGGCGCTCAAGCAGGTCTCGATCCGCAACCTCTCCAACGTCATGGTGCTCGACTACGACGCGCGGCTGTTTCTGGAGTTCGTCCCCTCCAACGTCGTCGGCCGCATCTACGTCCATTTTCCAGTCCCCTGGGACAAAAAACCCCATCGACGCGTCATCTCCGAAGCGTTTCTGAACGAATCGATCCGCGCCCTCAAAATCGGGGGAACGCTGGAACTGCGCACCGACAGCGAAGAGTACTACCGCTACGCGCTCGAAACGTTCAGTTCCCCCGGCCAAAGCCGCTTCGAGGTTTACAAAAACCGCGACATCGCCATCAGCAGCAAATACGAAGACCGCTGGAAGCGCCTGGAAAAAAACATTTACGACGTCATTTTCACCTGTGAAACCGAGAGCCCCGAAGCCGAAGCGATCGGCGATTTTTCGTTCGGTTCGACCCAAAACCCCAAAGAGGTACCGGGCCGGATCGGAAGCGAAACGTTCAAACGCGACTGGGGATTCCTGCACGTCGAGCGGACTTTCTCGATCGAACCCGATGCGGTGATGCTGCGTCTGGCGATGGGGAGTTTCGACCGCCCCGAAAGCTGTTACGTCATCGTCGAACCGGGGCGGACGCGCTATTACCCCTCGCTGCCGGTCCGATCGCGCGCGAATCTCGCCGCCCATACCTTACTAAACGAGTTGCTCCATGGATAA
- a CDS encoding RluA family pseudouridine synthase, with product MREHELFTVDQESVRLDVFLSHKLEQTRNQIVQLIEQDAISVDGKATSKAGLKLRGGQNVRVVFPEAKSTPPQPIDFDVEVLYEDDDVLVINKPSALTVHPAPSVKEPTLVDWLKHKGVSLSTLSGEERHGIVHRLDRGTSGVMVVAKNNRAHEALSAQLQDKSMGRFYLAVITPPLKDEVTLIDRPIGRSSHNRLKMAITEHGKNAKTEFRKLLPSHDGTEELIACKLYTGRTHQIRVHLESISRHIIGDHLYGSHPKSARMERILLHAYNLYFTHPSTGKRVTFTAAPDPVMEEYLHKHFDAKELHALIDPNTIERCFSTESL from the coding sequence ATGAGAGAGCACGAACTTTTTACCGTTGACCAAGAGAGCGTCCGTCTGGATGTTTTTCTCTCTCACAAACTGGAGCAGACGCGCAACCAGATCGTCCAGCTGATCGAGCAGGACGCGATCAGCGTGGACGGCAAAGCGACCTCCAAAGCAGGGCTGAAGCTGCGCGGGGGACAGAACGTCCGCGTCGTCTTCCCCGAAGCCAAATCGACCCCGCCCCAGCCGATCGATTTCGACGTCGAAGTACTTTACGAAGACGACGACGTCCTCGTCATCAACAAACCCAGCGCCCTCACCGTCCATCCCGCCCCCAGCGTCAAGGAACCCACCCTCGTCGACTGGCTCAAGCACAAGGGGGTTAGCCTCTCGACGCTCAGCGGCGAGGAGCGCCACGGGATCGTCCACCGGCTCGACCGTGGGACCAGCGGCGTGATGGTCGTCGCCAAAAACAACCGCGCGCACGAAGCCCTTTCGGCACAGTTGCAGGACAAGAGCATGGGGCGCTTCTACCTCGCGGTGATCACCCCTCCCCTCAAAGACGAAGTGACCCTCATTGACCGCCCCATCGGGCGCAGCAGCCACAACCGTCTTAAAATGGCGATCACCGAACACGGCAAAAACGCCAAAACCGAGTTTCGCAAACTCCTCCCCAGCCACGACGGTACCGAAGAGCTGATCGCCTGCAAACTCTACACCGGACGGACCCACCAGATCCGCGTCCACCTCGAGTCGATCAGCCGTCACATCATCGGCGACCATCTCTACGGAAGCCACCCCAAAAGCGCGAGGATGGAACGTATCTTGCTTCATGCCTACAACCTGTATTTCACCCATCCGAGCACCGGGAAAAGGGTCACGTTTACCGCTGCGCCCGACCCCGTGATGGAAGAATACCTACACAAACATTTTGACGCGAAGGAACTGCATGCACTCATCGATCCGAATACCATTGAGCGTTGCTTTAGCACTGAGTCTCTTTAG
- a CDS encoding FtsW/RodA/SpoVE family cell cycle protein: MLNIDRRILAHFDFITIILLIPLILTSGWLIFEIHPVLGQKQMVYTSVGIGVFIAVFLLPVRRMLWMIPIMYWTGILLLLAVEFVGHSRLGAKRWIEIPFVHFTLQPSELIKPAFVLMLAYLISRNPPPRDGYGLKDFAKLSFYILLPFFLIAKEPDLGTATVLALLGFGVLFIVGVKWKIWVGLGIAFVVSLPLIYTQLHDYQKQRLHDFVGEKPSYQVEQSIIAVGSGGFFGKDKEDATQAQMKFLPIASSDFIFAYVVERFGFFGAFLLISLYAALIIHLLLIAAWAEDYYIKVVAGGLSLFFFIYMSVNIAMTIGFAPVVGVPLPMFSYGGSSFVNFMVMFAILENLLAYRFRYLYTDTGKKSFV; this comes from the coding sequence GTGCTTAATATTGACCGGCGAATTTTAGCACACTTTGATTTCATTACGATTATTTTGCTGATTCCCCTCATTTTGACTTCAGGTTGGCTCATTTTTGAAATCCATCCCGTACTGGGACAAAAACAGATGGTCTACACCTCCGTGGGGATCGGCGTGTTTATCGCGGTGTTCTTGCTGCCGGTCCGCCGGATGCTCTGGATGATCCCGATCATGTACTGGACGGGGATTTTGCTGCTGCTGGCCGTCGAGTTCGTGGGCCATTCGCGTCTGGGGGCCAAACGGTGGATCGAAATCCCCTTCGTCCATTTCACCCTCCAGCCCTCCGAGCTCATCAAACCCGCGTTCGTCCTCATGCTGGCGTACCTGATCAGCCGCAACCCTCCGCCGCGCGACGGTTACGGCCTCAAAGATTTCGCCAAGCTCTCTTTTTACATCCTGCTGCCGTTTTTCCTCATCGCCAAGGAACCGGACCTGGGGACGGCGACCGTCCTGGCGCTGCTCGGGTTCGGGGTACTCTTCATCGTCGGCGTCAAATGGAAAATTTGGGTCGGTCTGGGGATCGCGTTCGTCGTCTCCCTGCCGCTCATCTACACCCAGCTCCACGATTACCAGAAACAGCGTCTGCACGATTTCGTCGGGGAAAAACCGAGTTACCAGGTCGAGCAGTCGATCATCGCCGTCGGTTCGGGGGGCTTTTTCGGTAAGGACAAAGAAGACGCTACGCAAGCACAGATGAAATTCCTCCCCATCGCGTCGAGCGACTTTATTTTCGCCTACGTCGTCGAGCGGTTCGGATTTTTCGGGGCGTTTTTGCTCATCTCGCTCTACGCCGCGCTGATCATCCACCTGCTGCTCATCGCCGCCTGGGCCGAGGATTATTACATCAAGGTCGTGGCGGGGGGATTGTCGCTCTTTTTCTTCATCTACATGAGCGTCAACATCGCGATGACGATCGGGTTTGCCCCCGTGGTGGGGGTGCCGCTGCCGATGTTCAGCTACGGGGGGAGCAGTTTTGTCAACTTCATGGTGATGTTCGCGATCCTCGAAAACCTCCTCGCCTACCGTTTCCGCTATCTCTACACCGACACCGGCAAAAAAAGCTTTGTCTAA